Within Micromonospora narathiwatensis, the genomic segment CCAGCAGCAGGGGGCCACCGCCGAGGAGCCGCTGGCCCGCAGCATGGAGCTGCCGGATCTGCTCGGCGTCGGCGACGCGGCCACCGTGGACGTGCAGCAGACCTGGCGGCCGCGCAGCCACCGGGACCGGCTGCGCATCCCGCTCGGCGTCGGACCGGACGGCAACGTGGTCGAGCTGGACTTCAAGGAGTCGGCCCACGAGGGCATGGGCCCGCACGGCCTGGTCATCGGCGCGACCGGCTCTGGCAAGAGCGAGCTGCTGCGTACGGTCGTGGGCGCGCTGGCCGTCACGCACTCGTCCGAGGAGCTCAACTTCGTCCTGGTCGACTTCAAGGGTGGCGCCACCTTCGCCTCGCTGGACGCGTTGCCGCACACCAGCGCGGTGATCACCAACCTCTCGGACGAGCTGCCGCTGGTCGACCGGATGCGCGACGCGCTGGCCGGCGAGATGAACCGCCGCCAGGAGGTGCTCCGGGCGGCCGGCAACTACGTCTCCCGCTACGACTACGAGAAGGCCCGGGGGGCCGGCGAGCCGCTGGAGCCGATGCCCAGCCTGCTGATCATCTGCGACGAGTTCAGCGAACTGCTCGCCGCCAAGCCGGACTTCATCGACCTGTTCGTGATGATCGGCCGGCTCGGCCGGTCGCTCGGCGTGCACCTGCTGCTGGCCAGCCAGCGGCTGGAGGAGGGGAAGCTCCGGGGGCTCGACACCCACCTGTCGTACCGGATCGGTCTGCGGACCTTCTCGGCCGTCGAGAGCCGGATCGTGCTCGGTGTGCCGGACGCGTACGAGCTGCCGAACGCGCCCGGCCACGGCTACCTCAAGACCGACACCAGCACCATGCTCCGGTTCCGGGCGGCGTACGTCTCCGGGCCGTACCGGGCACCGGGGCAGGTGCAGCGGTCCACCCGGGCGCAGGTGCAACGCCGGATCGTCCCGTACGGCATCGACTACGTGCCGGTGCCGGCCCTGCCCACGGTGGAGGCCGCACCGGAGCCGGAGCAGGCCGCCGACGGCAAGGCCGTGGCCATGCTGGACGTGCTGATCGACCGGCTCAAGGGGCGGGGCCGCGCGGCGCACCAGGTCTGGCTGCCGCCGCTGGCCGAGCCGCCGAGCCTGGGCGAGCTGCTGCCGCCGCTGAGCGTGCACCCGACGTTCGGCCTGTGCACCGCCAACTGGCCGGGGCGGGGGCGGCTCACCGTGCCGGTCGGCATCGTCGACCGCCCGTACGAGCAGCGGCGCGACCCGATGATGGTGGACCTGTCCGGCGCGGGCGGCAACGTGGTGATCGTCGGCGCCTCGCTGAGCGGCAAGAGCACCATGCTGCGTTCGATGCTCGCCTCGCTGGCGCTCACCCACACCCCGCGCGAGGCGCAGTTCTTCTGCCTCGACTTCGGCGGTGGCGCGCTGCGCAGCCTGGAAGGGCTGCCGCACATGTCCGGGGTGGCCGGCCGGCGGGACACCGAGGCGGTCCGGCGGACCGTGGCCGAGGTGGTCGCGATCATCGACGAGCGGGAGCTGCGCTTCACCCAGCACGGCATCGACTCGGTGGCCAGCTACCGCCGGCGCCGGGCGGCCGGTGAGTTCGCCGACGACCCGTTCGGCGACATCTTCCTGGTGGTCGACGGCTGGAACACCCTGCGCCAGGAGTACGAGGAGCTGGAGCAGACCATCACCAACCTGGCCAACCGGGGGCTGGGTTTCGGCGTACACGTGGTCATCACGGCCGTGCGGTGGGCGGAGATCCGGATCAACATGCGGGATCTGCTCGGCACGAAGCTGGAGCTGCGGCTCGGCGACCCGGCCGAGTCGGAGATCGACCGCCGCGCCGCGCAGAACGTGCCGGGCGGCACCCCCGGTCGCGGTCTGACCCGCGACAAGCTGCACTTCCTCACCGGGGTCTCGCGGATCGACGGCAAGCGCGACATCGAGGACCTGACCGAGGCGTCGGTCGCCCTGGCCGGGCACGTGGCGACCAACTGGCCGGGCCGGCCCGCGCCGAAGGTACGCCTGCTGCCGCGCAAGCTGCCCGTCGCCGAGCTGGCGAAGGTGATCGACCGGTCGGCTCCGGGCATCCCGATCGGCGTCAACGAGTCGGCGCTCGCCCCGGTGTACCTGGACCTGGCCAGCGAGCCGCACCTGACCGTGTTCGGCGACGCCGAGTGCGGCAAGACCAACCTGCTGCGGCTGATCGCCCGGGGCATCGCCGAGCGGTACACGCCGGCCCAGGCCCGGCTGGTCATCGCCGACTACCGGCGCGGCCTGCTGGGCGCGGTGGAGGGCGACCACCTGCTCGACTACGCGCCGTCGAACCAGGTGTTCAGCCAGGGGCTGGGCTCGATCCGCAGCGCGTTGCAGAACCGGCTGCCGGGCCCGGACGTGACGACCGCCCAGCTGCGTGACCGGAGCTGGTGGAAGGGTCCGGACCTCTACATCGTGGTCGACGACTACGACCTGGTCGCCTCGGGCGGCAACAACCCGCTCAGCGCGCTGACCGAGCTGCTGCCGCAGGCCCGGGACATCGGCCTGCACCTGATCATCACCCGGCGGGTGGGCGGCGTGGCCCGGGCCCTCTACGAGCCGGTGCTGCAACGCCTGCGGGAGCTGGACTCGCCGGGCCTGCTGATGTCCGGCAGCCGGGAGGAGGGCGCGGTCTTCGGCAACCTGCGGCCGAGCCCGCAGCCGCCGGGTCGGGGCACCCTGGTCCGCCGCCGCGACGGCCAGCAGCTCATCCAGACCGCCTGGACCGAGCCGGCCTAGGGGGAGGGAACCGGCTCCGCCGGCGCCGGGGCGACATTCGTCCATGTCGTACGGTCGGGAGCGGAAGGTGTTGCGGCGTCCCGGCTTGTCGGAAACGACGAAACGGATGCAGGGCTGCGCGGGTTGGAGGTCGTCCGCTACCGTTCGGTTGAAGTGTCCGTCGGTGGGGTGCGCACGCCTTGCCGCGGGGGAGGGGCGCGGCGGATCCGCCGCCACGAAGATGACGGAAGGGTGTGAAGCATGGCGTTCGAGGTCAGTGCAGCGACTCTGCACACCGCCGCGAGTGACGTGCGGTCCACGCGCAGCGACGTCGACGGCGAACTCAAGAAGCTGTGGAACGTGGTCGACGATCTGGCGATGGCCTGGAAGGGCCAGGCGTCCTCGGGTTTCCAGAACCTGATGACGCGCTGGAACGAGGACACGGCCAAGCTGCTGACGGCGATGGACAACATCGCCGACCTGCTCGACAAGTCGGGCACGACGCACCAGGTCAACGACGAAGAGCAGCAGCAGATGCTGGACAAGTTCCACGCTGCTCTCAACCCGTGATCCGCGCTGACGAGCAGAGGGGGAACTGATGAGCATCAAGGTTGACTACGCCGTCCTCGAGAGCAGCAACCAGCAGATGCAGGCCATCTCGCGGACCATCGACGAGAAGCTCGACACGCTGCGCTCGATGCTGACCAAGCTGGAGTGGGAAGGCCAGGACCGGGTCGCGTACCAGCAGCACCAGGCCCAGTGGGACGCCGCCGTGCGGGACATCAACCGGGTCCTCAACGACATCGGCAACGCCGTCGGCATCGCGCGGGAGAACTACATGACCACCGAGATGAGCAACTCGAAGGTCTGGGAGTGAAATAATCGGCCGCTGCGGCTCCGGTCCGGCTCGATCGGACCGGAGCCGCAGTGCATTACGGTCGATCGAGGTCCTGGGAGCGCCATGGGTACGGGGAAACATCGTCGGTCACTGCTGCGTTCCGCCGCCGCGGCGCTGGCGTTGGCCGTGACCGCCGGTACTGGTGTGCTGTTCTCCCCGACCCCCGCCCGCGCGGACACCGTACGCGGTCTCCAGTGGTATTACGACACGTTGAAGATCCCGCAGGCGCAGAAGCTCACCCGTGGCAAGGGCGTCGTGGTGGCCGTGGTCGACAGCGGGGTGTACGCCGCCCATCCCGACCTGAAGGGCCAGGTGCTGCCCGGTAAGGGGCTGGACTCCGACGTCGCCCCCGACGGCCGCAGCGACCCCGACCAGGAGACGGGCCACGGCACCATGATCGCCGGCGCCATCGTCGGCCGCGGCGGTGGCAGCATGCACCTGCTGGGCATCGCCCCCGACGCCAAGGTTCTGCCGGTCGGCCTCGGCGCCGCCCAGCGTGACCGGGACCTCGCCGGGGGCATCCGATGGGCGGCCGACCACGGTGCTGGCGTCATCAATCTGTCGATCGTGGAGGGTCCGACCGCCTATCCCGACACGATGGAGGCGGTGCGCTACGCGGCCAGCAAGGACGTGGTCGTGGTCGCCGGCGCCGGCAACCTGGTGCAGGGCATGCGCGGTGTGCAGTCGCCGGCCAAGATCCCGGGCGTCATCGCGGTCGGGGGCAGCGATCGTCGCGGGGGCGCCTGGTCCGGGTCGACCTCCGGCCCGGAGATGGTGCTCAGCGCTCCCGCCGAGCGGATCATCAGCACCGCACCTCCGGGCGTCACCTCGAACGGCTACGGCGTCTCCGACGGCACCAGCATGTCCACCGCGCTCGTCTCCGGGGTCGCGGCGCTGGTGCGGGCACGCTATCCCGATCTCGACGCGGCCAACGTGGTGAACCGGCTGATCCGC encodes:
- a CDS encoding WXG100 family type VII secretion target; amino-acid sequence: MSIKVDYAVLESSNQQMQAISRTIDEKLDTLRSMLTKLEWEGQDRVAYQQHQAQWDAAVRDINRVLNDIGNAVGIARENYMTTEMSNSKVWE
- a CDS encoding S8 family serine peptidase; protein product: MTAGTGVLFSPTPARADTVRGLQWYYDTLKIPQAQKLTRGKGVVVAVVDSGVYAAHPDLKGQVLPGKGLDSDVAPDGRSDPDQETGHGTMIAGAIVGRGGGSMHLLGIAPDAKVLPVGLGAAQRDRDLAGGIRWAADHGAGVINLSIVEGPTAYPDTMEAVRYAASKDVVVVAGAGNLVQGMRGVQSPAKIPGVIAVGGSDRRGGAWSGSTSGPEMVLSAPAERIISTAPPGVTSNGYGVSDGTSMSTALVSGVAALVRARYPDLDAANVVNRLIRTARDAGPPGRDPEFGFGVVDPVAALTRSVPAVTENPLLADAAPAPSATANQGGDKKDDEPMVSFGLAKGAGPIIQTVLCLLVVVAIVVVLVLARRRSARRRAAQTPPGPQFGPGHGPPPGYGPPPGYGPPPGYGPPPGYAPPPGYAPPHGPGQSPGSGMPGHGSPPGYPPAQPHPHPYPPRLPGQPVPPQPFAPPPGPGVPPGAAGPPTGPDQR
- the eccCa gene encoding type VII secretion protein EccCa, whose amino-acid sequence is MSTVVFRRLPRQPGPALPRGEVLLESPPELPEQQPRGMGQVLMILPMLCGVGAMAFLYAGRGGGMMTYVAGGLFGVSMLGMAIGTLGNGGNDKAELNAERRDYMRYLAQMRKRTRRAAEQQRAAMAWRHPEPDALWSIAASRRLWERRITEDDFGETRIALGPQRLAVEIVPPETKPVEDLEPMSAIALRRFVRAHSSVPDLPTALSLRAFSRIVLRGDREPVLDLARAALGQLVTFHAPDDMVVAVVAAPDRQPVWDWAKWLPHAQHPGRTDAAGARRMVFASLAEAEAALANELGGRPRFAPEAKPLTTAPHVVVVLDGGEVTATCALMGPGLLGATVIDLSGTVPRDAGRWLLCLDVGDGSGLDLVRGATSSRLGRPDRLTVAAAEGLARQIAPYRLSQQQGATAEEPLARSMELPDLLGVGDAATVDVQQTWRPRSHRDRLRIPLGVGPDGNVVELDFKESAHEGMGPHGLVIGATGSGKSELLRTVVGALAVTHSSEELNFVLVDFKGGATFASLDALPHTSAVITNLSDELPLVDRMRDALAGEMNRRQEVLRAAGNYVSRYDYEKARGAGEPLEPMPSLLIICDEFSELLAAKPDFIDLFVMIGRLGRSLGVHLLLASQRLEEGKLRGLDTHLSYRIGLRTFSAVESRIVLGVPDAYELPNAPGHGYLKTDTSTMLRFRAAYVSGPYRAPGQVQRSTRAQVQRRIVPYGIDYVPVPALPTVEAAPEPEQAADGKAVAMLDVLIDRLKGRGRAAHQVWLPPLAEPPSLGELLPPLSVHPTFGLCTANWPGRGRLTVPVGIVDRPYEQRRDPMMVDLSGAGGNVVIVGASLSGKSTMLRSMLASLALTHTPREAQFFCLDFGGGALRSLEGLPHMSGVAGRRDTEAVRRTVAEVVAIIDERELRFTQHGIDSVASYRRRRAAGEFADDPFGDIFLVVDGWNTLRQEYEELEQTITNLANRGLGFGVHVVITAVRWAEIRINMRDLLGTKLELRLGDPAESEIDRRAAQNVPGGTPGRGLTRDKLHFLTGVSRIDGKRDIEDLTEASVALAGHVATNWPGRPAPKVRLLPRKLPVAELAKVIDRSAPGIPIGVNESALAPVYLDLASEPHLTVFGDAECGKTNLLRLIARGIAERYTPAQARLVIADYRRGLLGAVEGDHLLDYAPSNQVFSQGLGSIRSALQNRLPGPDVTTAQLRDRSWWKGPDLYIVVDDYDLVASGGNNPLSALTELLPQARDIGLHLIITRRVGGVARALYEPVLQRLRELDSPGLLMSGSREEGAVFGNLRPSPQPPGRGTLVRRRDGQQLIQTAWTEPA
- a CDS encoding WXG100 family type VII secretion target is translated as MAFEVSAATLHTAASDVRSTRSDVDGELKKLWNVVDDLAMAWKGQASSGFQNLMTRWNEDTAKLLTAMDNIADLLDKSGTTHQVNDEEQQQMLDKFHAALNP